A window of Hymenobacter aerilatus contains these coding sequences:
- a CDS encoding T9SS type A sorting domain-containing protein: MATLLSLTGWHAQAQYTFTDTNLAPYRQNFNTLSGSLTVTSEGSGLASRLNAAPEVYAQANFGTDVAPSPFAPAGVGPNDGTNGAANYYHFGIEGVTVSTDRSFGGVASFGFNGVGYVGIRLKNSSTKTITNLEIQYAMEQWYNSGRQDQAKVAVSYKTGTGLRSLLGATGAGATDWKSLNALDVEAPSTATVLQERDGNAASNRRVRQTTLTGLNLAVGQEIMIRWAYALNDATNGNGLSIDDVVITPQTNIYYSTTTGELNQFSSWNTSANGTGTRPTSFATPNTVYYVRGNSTSSRIRGNKNYPEADTWTVSGVNSKVIVGDPTGAATNLFLDDNDDINATIDLLANATLQVKRPTYSLTLGTLAHTSTVEYMATNAATRVLPGQYGQLKLSNATEKTLVGNILITNALLLGSKLMLGDYTLTLQRDATVSGVSGSNYVVTNGKGTLRQSVVNNDTDVLYPVGASASSYTPIWLKQPTSTTARNEDVFGVRVLDDMYSSYDASGTGTKPVTNQNVKRTWLVDEEVAGNSDVTMTLQWNGADEATGTYGFVRAKSYISHYTGGVFDQAAPASAATGSVAGSYKLSRAGITSFSPFVVSSNPGTVLPVELVAFSAQRTGAAVTAAWATASEKNNDYFTVERSLDGVQFVAVGKIAGAGSSTTRHQYTFVDQEAPATLAYYRLRQTDLDGTTAYSTVVTVGALRSAAGNWAVVPNPGNGLFQLRTPVDVTLLSGEVYNSVGTRVAALPTTGLSSFDLTQQPSGMYVLRLQTSQGPTTVRVVKN; encoded by the coding sequence TTGGCAACGCTTTTAAGCTTAACAGGCTGGCACGCCCAAGCGCAATACACCTTTACGGACACCAATCTGGCGCCGTATAGGCAGAATTTTAACACACTGAGCGGTAGCCTTACCGTAACATCTGAGGGCTCCGGGTTGGCCAGCCGTCTGAATGCAGCCCCGGAAGTGTATGCACAGGCTAACTTTGGTACTGACGTGGCCCCCTCCCCTTTCGCCCCAGCGGGGGTAGGCCCAAACGACGGCACGAACGGCGCCGCCAACTACTACCACTTTGGCATTGAGGGCGTTACGGTCAGCACCGACCGGTCGTTTGGGGGAGTAGCGTCCTTTGGCTTCAATGGGGTAGGCTACGTTGGCATTCGTCTGAAAAACAGCTCTACCAAAACCATTACCAACCTGGAGATACAATATGCCATGGAGCAGTGGTATAACTCCGGCCGCCAGGATCAGGCCAAGGTAGCAGTGTCTTATAAGACGGGTACCGGTCTACGGAGCCTCCTTGGCGCCACAGGCGCCGGTGCCACGGACTGGAAAAGCCTGAACGCGCTGGATGTGGAGGCACCCTCCACGGCTACTGTGCTGCAAGAGCGCGACGGCAATGCGGCCTCCAACCGCCGCGTGCGCCAAACTACGCTCACGGGCCTCAACCTGGCAGTCGGACAGGAAATCATGATTCGATGGGCCTACGCCCTGAATGATGCGACCAACGGCAACGGTCTCAGCATCGACGATGTGGTCATCACGCCGCAGACCAATATTTACTATTCTACTACTACTGGCGAGTTGAACCAGTTTTCATCCTGGAATACTAGCGCCAACGGCACAGGCACTCGGCCCACCAGCTTTGCTACACCTAATACCGTCTACTATGTGCGGGGTAACAGCACCAGCAGCCGCATTCGGGGTAATAAAAACTACCCTGAGGCCGACACCTGGACAGTGAGTGGCGTCAACTCCAAGGTGATAGTAGGCGACCCAACCGGTGCCGCTACCAACCTGTTTTTGGACGACAACGACGACATTAACGCTACCATCGACTTGTTGGCCAACGCTACCCTTCAGGTAAAGCGCCCTACCTATTCCCTCACCCTGGGTACGCTGGCCCATACCAGCACGGTGGAATATATGGCTACCAACGCTGCCACCCGCGTTTTGCCAGGGCAGTACGGACAGCTGAAACTGTCAAACGCTACCGAGAAGACCTTAGTCGGCAACATACTGATTACGAACGCGCTGTTACTTGGCTCTAAGCTCATGCTGGGCGACTATACCCTTACACTGCAACGCGACGCTACTGTTTCCGGCGTCTCGGGCTCGAACTACGTGGTAACCAACGGCAAAGGCACTTTGCGGCAGTCGGTTGTCAATAATGATACGGACGTGCTGTATCCTGTCGGGGCTTCTGCCAGCAGCTACACGCCCATCTGGCTGAAGCAGCCTACCAGCACCACGGCCCGCAACGAAGACGTGTTTGGCGTGCGCGTGCTAGACGATATGTACTCTTCGTATGACGCCAGCGGCACCGGCACCAAGCCTGTTACCAACCAGAACGTGAAAAGAACCTGGCTGGTAGACGAAGAAGTGGCTGGCAACTCCGACGTGACCATGACCCTGCAGTGGAACGGCGCCGATGAGGCAACCGGCACCTACGGTTTTGTACGGGCCAAATCCTACATCAGCCACTACACCGGTGGCGTGTTCGATCAGGCCGCGCCCGCCAGCGCAGCCACGGGCAGCGTGGCAGGCAGCTACAAACTTTCCCGCGCCGGCATCACCAGCTTTTCGCCTTTTGTGGTATCCTCCAACCCCGGCACTGTGCTGCCAGTAGAGCTGGTGGCCTTCAGTGCCCAGCGTACCGGCGCGGCCGTGACGGCAGCCTGGGCAACGGCCAGCGAGAAAAACAACGACTACTTCACCGTAGAGCGCAGCCTGGATGGGGTGCAGTTTGTGGCCGTTGGAAAGATAGCGGGTGCTGGCTCCTCTACTACACGTCACCAGTACACGTTTGTTGATCAGGAAGCGCCTGCCACGCTGGCGTACTACCGCCTGCGGCAGACGGATCTGGACGGCACCACGGCCTACTCGACGGTGGTGACGGTAGGCGCCCTGCGCAGTGCGGCTGGCAACTGGGCCGTAGTGCCCAACCCCGGCAACGGCCTCTTTCAGTTGCGTACGCCCGTTGATGTCACGCTGCTTAGCGGCGAGGTGTACAACAGCGTGGGCACGCGGGTAGCGGCGCTGCCTACCACTGGCCTATCCTCCTTCGACCTCACGCAACAGCCCAGCGGCATGTATGTGCTTCGCCTGCAAACCTCGCAAGGCCCCACTACGGTGCGCGTTGTAAAGAACTAG
- a CDS encoding sterol desaturase family protein, with translation MNATSSSQPEVQKDPVKKPAAVKPKAKGSAQLFQNPVLERLTHTHIAGPLSIFFAVAAVSLYYSLSRGLLTGLSAFGLFLGGWLLFTLAEYLVHRYVYHIEPSTPGRAKFQYTMHGVHHEYPKDKTRLAMPPILTVFVASLLFFIFRFTFGNAGFGILAGFVFGYALYLFVHYAIHMYAPPKNFLKFWWHHHAMHHYRQEDEAFGVSTTLWDHIIGTMPSRQPKK, from the coding sequence ATGAACGCTACATCTTCTTCCCAACCCGAGGTACAGAAGGACCCGGTTAAGAAACCGGCCGCGGTGAAACCCAAAGCCAAAGGCTCGGCGCAGTTGTTTCAGAATCCGGTGCTAGAGCGCCTCACCCACACGCACATAGCTGGGCCGCTCAGCATTTTTTTCGCGGTGGCGGCGGTTAGCCTGTACTATAGCCTGAGCCGGGGTCTGCTTACGGGTCTGTCAGCGTTTGGGCTGTTTTTGGGCGGGTGGTTACTATTTACCCTGGCCGAGTACCTGGTACATCGCTACGTCTACCACATCGAGCCTTCTACTCCAGGCCGGGCCAAATTTCAGTACACGATGCACGGCGTGCACCACGAGTACCCCAAAGACAAAACCCGCCTGGCTATGCCCCCCATCCTGACGGTATTTGTGGCCTCACTGCTGTTTTTCATCTTCCGCTTCACGTTCGGGAATGCTGGCTTCGGTATTCTGGCAGGCTTTGTATTTGGCTATGCGCTCTATCTGTTTGTGCACTACGCCATTCACATGTATGCACCGCCCAAGAACTTCCTGAAGTTTTGGTGGCACCACCATGCCATGCACCACTATCGGCAAGAAGATGAAGCGTTTGGGGTGAGTACTACCCTGTGGGACCATATTATCGGTACCATGCCTTCGCGCCAGCCAAAGAAGTAA
- a CDS encoding shikimate kinase: MRLYLIGMPGAGKTTLGRALAVAYEVPFVDLDEEIVRREGRTVVDIFQNEGEAYFREREAAILRRVLEEYPRLVLATGGGTPCFHNSLDLLLETGLTLYLAVPTSELLRRVVRAAATRPLLAPARDEAALRLRLDETLRTRQGFYERAPLRCTPPTCTLPAVRELIDRFRTTA; encoded by the coding sequence ATGCGACTTTACTTGATTGGAATGCCGGGGGCGGGCAAGACTACCCTGGGGCGGGCACTGGCCGTAGCCTATGAAGTGCCCTTTGTGGATCTGGATGAGGAAATTGTGCGCCGTGAGGGCCGCACGGTGGTAGATATTTTTCAAAATGAGGGCGAGGCCTATTTCCGGGAGCGGGAGGCAGCCATTCTGCGGCGGGTATTGGAAGAGTATCCCCGGCTGGTGCTGGCCACCGGCGGCGGCACACCCTGCTTCCACAACAGCCTCGACCTGTTGCTGGAAACTGGCCTGACCCTCTACCTGGCCGTGCCTACCTCCGAGTTGCTACGCCGGGTAGTGCGGGCCGCAGCCACGCGCCCCCTGCTGGCCCCTGCCCGCGACGAAGCCGCTCTGCGCCTGCGCCTAGACGAAACCTTACGCACTCGACAAGGGTTTTACGAGCGCGCGCCCCTCCGGTGCACACCACCTACCTGCACGTTACCCGCTGTGCGCGAACTCATTGACCGTTTTCGCACCACGGCGTAG
- a CDS encoding ABC transporter permease, which yields MLSFLLSRLGQGILVLVGVAVTVFFLFNVLPGDPVALLAGQRSDPATRAAISADLGLDKPLPAQLLGYLNDASPLGIHPRDSAAVARYGGLTLLPLGSQALVLKAPYLRRSFQSNKDVLSILLDHFTGTLWLALAAMLLAAVLGILFGIVAALRPHSWLDRTLITTSVLGISVPSFVAGILIAMTFGFYWSHWTGLNLTGQLYETDPFTGNHLVLRNLLLPAFALGIRPLAIITQLTRSSMLDVLSQDYIRTARAKGLSAYRTVVGHALKNALNPVVTAVSGWLASLMAGAFFIEYIFNWKGLGTITLRAVENLDFPVVMGATLFIAFLFVAINIVVDLLYAVLDPRVKL from the coding sequence ATGCTTTCATTTCTACTCAGCCGGTTGGGCCAGGGCATTTTGGTGTTGGTGGGGGTAGCCGTAACGGTGTTTTTCCTGTTCAACGTATTGCCCGGCGACCCGGTGGCCCTGCTGGCCGGCCAGCGCTCCGACCCGGCTACCCGCGCCGCCATCAGCGCCGACCTGGGCCTCGACAAGCCCCTACCTGCCCAGCTACTGGGCTACCTCAACGACGCCTCGCCTCTTGGCATTCACCCGCGCGACTCGGCAGCGGTGGCGCGCTACGGGGGCCTCACGCTGCTGCCCCTGGGCAGCCAAGCCCTGGTACTGAAGGCGCCCTACCTACGCCGCTCGTTCCAGAGCAATAAGGACGTGCTCAGTATTCTGCTCGACCATTTCACGGGCACCCTATGGCTGGCGCTGGCTGCCATGCTGCTGGCGGCGGTACTGGGCATCTTGTTTGGTATTGTGGCGGCCCTGCGGCCCCACTCCTGGCTCGACCGCACGCTCATCACTACCTCGGTGCTGGGCATCTCGGTGCCGTCGTTTGTGGCGGGTATCCTGATTGCCATGACGTTCGGGTTTTACTGGAGTCACTGGACCGGTCTCAACCTCACGGGCCAGCTCTACGAAACCGACCCGTTTACGGGCAACCACCTGGTGCTGCGCAACTTGCTGCTGCCAGCCTTTGCGCTAGGCATCCGGCCGCTGGCCATCATCACCCAGCTCACGCGCTCGTCTATGCTGGACGTGCTCAGCCAGGATTACATCCGCACGGCGCGGGCTAAAGGACTTTCGGCCTACCGTACCGTGGTAGGGCACGCCCTAAAAAACGCCCTGAACCCGGTGGTAACAGCCGTGTCGGGCTGGCTGGCCTCGCTGATGGCAGGGGCTTTCTTTATTGAGTACATCTTCAACTGGAAAGGCTTGGGCACCATCACGTTGCGCGCTGTCGAGAATCTGGACTTTCCTGTTGTGATGGGGGCTACCCTGTTTATCGCCTTTCTGTTTGTGGCCATCAACATCGTGGTCGATTTGCTTTACGCCGTGTTAGACCCGCGGGTGAAGTTGTGA
- a CDS encoding BT_3928 family protein: MKLITRICWALLGIVFIFSGLIKLNDPVGTGLKLEEYFEVFAQDFGSFFLVFRNAARTLAIILSTLEVVLGVALLLRWYLSKTLWVLLALLVFFGFLTFYSAAFNKVTDCGCFGDFLKLTPWASFTKDMILLGLWVVVYRGQRYLRHSYARGQLGVVYITVATAVSAGIGVYALGHLPYFDFLPYKVGNNIGKLMQPSAPLRYKYIMTRNGTEQEFTDYPTDTTWKFKEMVALNPLDGPKITDFRVWNDEGDYTQEILKGNKLVLIVQSVERADRDRFKQINKLLLAADSSQKKILPLVVTSSSPADFDVFRHDMNLVAPVYYADATVLKTIIRSDPGFMLLQNGVVKGKFHYHDIPTRAKLEGLL, translated from the coding sequence ATGAAACTGATTACGCGTATTTGCTGGGCGCTGCTGGGCATCGTGTTTATCTTCTCGGGCCTGATCAAGCTCAACGACCCGGTAGGGACGGGCCTGAAGCTAGAGGAATACTTCGAGGTATTTGCCCAGGATTTTGGCTCGTTTTTCTTGGTTTTCCGCAACGCTGCCCGCACCCTGGCTATTATTCTCAGCACCCTGGAAGTGGTGCTGGGCGTGGCTTTGCTGCTGCGCTGGTACCTGAGCAAAACGCTGTGGGTGCTGCTGGCCTTGCTGGTGTTCTTTGGATTCCTCACGTTCTACTCGGCCGCGTTCAACAAAGTAACAGATTGCGGCTGCTTCGGCGACTTCCTGAAACTGACGCCCTGGGCTTCGTTCACCAAGGACATGATTCTGCTGGGTTTGTGGGTGGTAGTATACCGGGGGCAGCGCTACCTGCGCCATTCCTACGCCCGCGGACAGCTGGGTGTGGTATACATCACGGTGGCCACGGCCGTGTCGGCGGGCATTGGGGTGTATGCGCTGGGGCACCTGCCCTACTTCGATTTCCTTCCTTATAAGGTAGGCAACAACATTGGCAAGCTCATGCAGCCCTCGGCGCCGCTGCGCTACAAGTACATTATGACGCGCAACGGGACGGAGCAGGAGTTTACCGACTACCCCACCGATACCACCTGGAAGTTCAAGGAGATGGTGGCACTAAACCCACTGGATGGCCCCAAAATCACGGACTTTCGGGTGTGGAATGATGAGGGCGACTACACCCAAGAAATATTGAAGGGCAACAAGCTGGTGCTGATTGTGCAAAGTGTAGAACGTGCCGACCGGGACCGGTTCAAGCAAATCAACAAGCTACTGCTAGCCGCCGACTCGTCGCAGAAGAAGATACTGCCGCTGGTAGTAACCAGTAGCAGCCCCGCCGACTTCGACGTATTTCGCCACGACATGAACCTGGTAGCACCCGTGTACTACGCCGATGCCACCGTGCTCAAGACCATCATCCGCTCCGATCCGGGCTTTATGCTGTTGCAGAATGGGGTGGTGAAAGGCAAGTTTCATTACCACGACATCCCTACCCGCGCCAAGCTGGAAGGGCTTCTTTGA
- a CDS encoding DUF1599 domain-containing protein, whose amino-acid sequence MQTQTQHEYDQVIARCRALFLAKTHDYGTAWRILRLPSVTDQLYIKAQRIRSIQEKGTQLVADGVEEEFVAIINYCVIALLQLRLPADAPLDLPTEEVAAAYDQEIEANRQLLFAKNHDYGEAWRQMRIPSITDIILMKLHRTKQIEDLAGHTQVSEGVEANYRDMLNYAVFVLIKMGLGGVA is encoded by the coding sequence TTGCAAACGCAAACCCAGCACGAGTATGACCAGGTGATTGCGCGCTGCCGCGCGCTATTTCTGGCCAAAACCCACGACTACGGCACGGCCTGGCGCATCCTGCGCCTACCCTCTGTTACCGATCAGCTATATATTAAGGCTCAGCGCATTCGCTCCATTCAGGAAAAGGGCACGCAGCTGGTGGCCGATGGCGTGGAGGAAGAATTTGTGGCCATCATCAACTACTGTGTGATTGCGCTGCTGCAATTGCGCCTGCCCGCCGATGCGCCCCTTGACCTACCCACCGAGGAGGTAGCCGCCGCCTATGACCAGGAAATAGAAGCCAACCGCCAGCTGCTGTTCGCCAAAAACCACGACTATGGCGAGGCCTGGCGCCAGATGCGCATCCCCAGCATCACCGACATCATCCTGATGAAGCTGCACCGCACCAAGCAGATTGAGGACTTGGCCGGCCACACCCAAGTATCGGAAGGCGTGGAGGCCAACTACCGCGACATGCTCAACTACGCAGTGTTTGTGTTGATTAAGATGGGATTAGGAGGAGTAGCTTAA
- the folP gene encoding dihydropteroate synthase: MLQAPQDTCFSPRQTLRCPHGRVLDLSRPQVMGILNLTPDSFFEGSRVGSDTDLLHRAEAMLTAGAAVLDLGGYSSRPGAEDISADEEKRRVVPAVEAVRRAFPEAFISVDTFRASVASEAVAAGADILNDISGGTLDDEMLTTVGRLHAPYVLMHMRGTPQTMIQHTEYSGDIVTELVRYFRDKLTHLRSFGVRDVLLDPGFGFAKTAAQNHELLRRLPELGVLGLPILAGLSRKAMLYKPFGLTPDAALTGTVAVNTIALLNGARLLRVHDVAEAMQTIHLVSNTYPTHPSFPLSP; the protein is encoded by the coding sequence ATGCTCCAGGCTCCGCAAGATACGTGTTTTTCACCGAGGCAAACCCTGCGCTGCCCCCACGGCCGGGTGCTGGATTTAAGCCGTCCGCAAGTGATGGGCATCCTCAACCTCACCCCCGATTCGTTCTTTGAAGGTAGCCGGGTAGGGTCTGATACTGACCTGCTGCACCGTGCCGAAGCCATGTTAACGGCCGGCGCCGCCGTACTTGATTTGGGCGGCTACTCCTCCCGCCCCGGTGCCGAGGACATCAGCGCCGACGAAGAAAAGCGCCGCGTGGTGCCCGCCGTGGAGGCAGTGCGCCGCGCTTTCCCCGAAGCGTTTATTTCCGTGGATACCTTCCGGGCCAGTGTGGCATCCGAGGCTGTGGCCGCCGGCGCCGACATCCTCAACGACATCAGCGGCGGCACCCTCGACGATGAAATGCTGACCACCGTAGGCCGCTTGCACGCGCCTTATGTGCTAATGCACATGCGCGGTACGCCTCAAACAATGATTCAGCATACTGAATATAGTGGCGACATCGTTACGGAACTCGTGCGTTATTTCCGCGACAAGCTAACCCATCTGCGCTCCTTCGGGGTGCGCGACGTGCTGCTCGACCCTGGTTTCGGATTTGCCAAAACGGCTGCCCAAAACCACGAGCTGCTACGTCGCCTACCCGAGCTGGGCGTGCTGGGCCTGCCTATTCTGGCCGGCCTTTCGCGCAAAGCCATGTTGTACAAGCCGTTCGGCCTCACGCCCGATGCCGCACTCACGGGCACGGTGGCCGTCAATACCATAGCCCTGCTCAACGGTGCCCGCCTGCTACGCGTACACGATGTAGCCGAGGCTATGCAAACCATACACCTCGTATCGAACACTTACCCTACCCACCCTTCCTTTCCGCTTTCCCCGTGA
- the cdaA gene encoding diadenylate cyclase CdaA — MSSSFAIGFLRVGWIDVVDVLLVTVLFYQLYKLLTGSVALKIFLGLMSLYLTYLVVKAAGMELLTSILGQFMSVGVIASVVLFQQEIRRFLLNIGKATAFERLRTFSWRRETGGQRMSITPFVEAAKSLSGKNTGALIAFTMATELKFYADSGDLIDAAISKRLLMSIFNKTSPLHDGAVIIANGRINAARCILPVSENPDVPASMGLRHRAAIGLTEVTDAVVLVVSEETGQVSLVRSGEVFRNLAPADLRARLNEFLFNAAPRTAATPSADVAA, encoded by the coding sequence GTGAGTAGCTCTTTCGCCATCGGCTTCCTGCGCGTCGGCTGGATCGACGTTGTCGACGTGCTGCTCGTGACGGTGCTGTTCTACCAGCTCTATAAGCTACTGACCGGCAGCGTTGCCCTCAAGATTTTTCTGGGGCTGATGTCGCTCTACCTTACCTATCTGGTGGTGAAAGCGGCCGGCATGGAGCTGCTAACCAGTATTTTGGGGCAGTTCATGAGCGTGGGCGTCATTGCGTCGGTGGTGCTGTTTCAGCAGGAAATCCGGCGGTTTTTGCTGAATATCGGCAAGGCTACGGCCTTTGAGCGGCTGCGCACGTTTTCGTGGCGCCGCGAAACCGGCGGGCAGCGCATGAGCATTACGCCGTTTGTAGAAGCCGCCAAAAGCCTGTCGGGCAAGAATACGGGGGCGCTCATCGCCTTCACCATGGCCACCGAGCTGAAGTTCTACGCCGACTCCGGCGACCTGATTGATGCCGCCATCAGCAAACGCTTGCTGATGAGCATTTTCAACAAAACCAGTCCCCTACACGACGGCGCCGTAATTATCGCCAACGGCCGCATCAACGCCGCCCGCTGCATCCTACCCGTTAGCGAAAACCCCGACGTGCCCGCCTCCATGGGCCTGCGCCACCGCGCCGCCATCGGCCTCACCGAGGTGACGGATGCCGTGGTGCTGGTCGTAAGCGAGGAAACCGGTCAAGTGTCGCTGGTGCGTAGCGGTGAGGTATTCCGCAACCTGGCACCCGCCGACCTGCGCGCCCGCCTCAATGAGTTCCTGTTCAACGCCGCCCCCCGCACCGCCGCCACGCCCTCTGCCGATGTAGCGGCGTGA
- a CDS encoding T9SS type A sorting domain-containing protein: MTLNHFTTYTYAQAQRVYTYTVTKNTYNSTFSLGNNESLYIPAGITFTGNLNWNGTNCAVYNDGNWSTGNDIHFGKKGALYTSATSQTKVGNLNLTDGVTITNKGSLQAGVNWNGSGATITTSGSWICASNIPIGQAGTLTIEKTGSVSCRDLNLNSTGATVYNWGQLALDNCQTASATTLRNYSQCIVRGYTNNSGKLYNEGYWKCNTYNNNTTTNNCGTIEVGSKYQNNGNSLLLNAGKLATHELINDGNIQGPLDGKSVGKVIVDSQFGYQLCRQNGSGKIGVVGRIDLSRCSPGLFGTFLSWLIGISGWDIQTGTLGSNYSYNTNLQNGGCVDQVLPVELASFTAQVRGTAVLLAWSTASEKNNDHFVVERSIDGYAFQPLATVQGAGTTAAPTRYTSTDAHPLIGRSYYRLKQVDLDGSAHYAPVISVQVADVPAAILAAYPNPATDYLTLDLRNLMVGSTRAQLRNLAGQVVLEQAVTDGSMPQLRLKALPAGVYLLQVQTADATLAQRIVKR; the protein is encoded by the coding sequence TTGACTTTAAATCATTTCACAACATATACGTATGCACAAGCTCAGCGTGTATACACATACACCGTAACGAAGAACACTTACAACAGCACGTTTTCTCTTGGCAACAACGAGTCGCTATATATCCCGGCGGGCATCACCTTCACTGGCAACCTCAATTGGAACGGCACCAACTGCGCCGTATATAACGACGGCAATTGGAGTACGGGTAATGACATCCATTTTGGAAAGAAAGGTGCGCTGTACACATCGGCGACCAGTCAGACCAAGGTAGGTAACCTCAACCTTACCGATGGAGTGACCATCACTAACAAAGGCAGCTTGCAGGCCGGAGTGAACTGGAATGGTAGCGGCGCCACCATTACCACCAGCGGCAGTTGGATCTGCGCCAGCAACATTCCAATAGGACAGGCGGGCACCCTTACCATTGAAAAAACCGGGAGCGTTTCGTGCCGAGACTTGAACCTGAACAGCACTGGTGCCACGGTTTATAACTGGGGTCAGTTGGCCCTCGACAATTGCCAGACAGCCAGCGCCACTACCCTACGCAACTACAGCCAGTGCATTGTGCGCGGCTATACCAACAACAGCGGCAAGCTCTACAACGAGGGTTACTGGAAGTGCAACACCTATAATAACAACACCACGACCAACAACTGCGGTACGATTGAGGTAGGCTCCAAATACCAAAACAATGGCAATAGCTTGTTGCTCAACGCGGGCAAGTTAGCCACACACGAACTCATCAACGATGGCAACATACAGGGTCCATTGGATGGCAAAAGCGTGGGAAAAGTAATTGTAGACAGCCAGTTTGGTTATCAGCTGTGCCGGCAGAATGGCTCGGGCAAGATTGGGGTGGTAGGTCGTATTGATTTGAGCCGGTGCAGCCCTGGCTTGTTCGGCACGTTTCTTTCCTGGCTGATTGGCATCAGTGGCTGGGACATTCAGACGGGTACGCTTGGCAGCAACTATTCCTATAACACCAACCTGCAAAACGGCGGCTGCGTTGATCAGGTACTGCCGGTAGAGCTGGCCAGCTTTACGGCCCAAGTGCGCGGCACTGCCGTACTACTGGCCTGGAGCACGGCTTCGGAAAAAAACAACGACCACTTTGTGGTGGAGCGCAGCATCGATGGCTATGCGTTTCAGCCGCTGGCCACTGTGCAAGGTGCTGGCACCACCGCCGCCCCTACCCGCTATACCAGCACAGATGCACACCCCCTCATAGGCCGCAGCTACTACCGCCTCAAGCAAGTAGACCTTGATGGCAGCGCGCACTATGCGCCCGTTATCAGCGTTCAGGTAGCCGATGTCCCTGCCGCTATCTTAGCAGCCTACCCAAACCCTGCTACCGATTACTTGACCCTCGACTTACGCAATCTGATGGTTGGAAGCACACGCGCACAACTGCGTAATTTGGCGGGCCAAGTGGTGCTGGAGCAGGCCGTAACGGACGGATCCATGCCCCAATTACGTCTGAAAGCACTGCCCGCCGGCGTGTACCTTTTGCAAGTGCAAACCGCCGATGCTACCCTAGCGCAACGTATTGTGAAGCGGTAA